From the genome of Malus domestica chromosome 04, GDT2T_hap1, one region includes:
- the LOC139195255 gene encoding protein ANTAGONIST OF LIKE HETEROCHROMATIN PROTEIN 1-like produces the protein MSYLETICICTILVVMMLRGKQRHVERPTLTNRSLIRREISLCYLNGIIGNTDTECVNELRMDRRTFGILCDLLRQDGRVKTDGLVSVEEQVCMTLQILAHHTKNRSVGGRFYRSGETISRYFNSVLQGILRLQGILLKVPQPVPIDSTDPRWRCFKNCLGALDGTHIDVHVPEIDKPRYRTRKGRVATNVLGVCSGDMQFIYVFPGWEGSASDSRVLHDAISRPNGFKVPAGCYYLVDGGYKNGEGFLAPYRGIPYHLSEWEGRTPSNKEEYFNMKHSKARNVIERCFGLLKGMWSILRSPSFYPIRTQGRIITACCLLHNLIRQEMSVDPMKNLPIIEDGQNTEEGEYVGSVQTSDQWTAMRNDMAQEMYNEWRAIRNQQPN, from the exons atgtcttatttggagacaatttgtatttgtacgattcttgtggtgatgatgctacgtggcaaacagagacatgttgaacgacccacattgactaaccgttcacttattagacgagagattagtttgtgttatctgaatggtataatagggaatactgatactgaatgtgtcaacgaattgagaatggatagaaggacttttggcatattatgcgacttacttcgtcaagatgggagggtaaaaactgatggtttggtgtctgtagaggaacaggtgtgtatgactttacaaatattagcacatcatactaagaatcgtagtgttggcggtagattttataggtcgggagagactataagtaggtatttcaatagcgtattgcaaggaattttgcgattacaaggtatcctactaaaagtcccccagcctgtgcctattgattctacagatcctaggtggcgatgttttaag aattgcttgggagcattggatggaacacacattgatgtgcatgtacctgaaattgacaaaccaagataccgaacaagaaagggtcgagtcgcaactaatgtgttaggtgtgtgttcaggagatatgcagttcatatatgtgtttccggggtgggagggttccgcatcagactctagagtgctacatgatgcaattagtaggcctaatggttttaaggtaccagcgg gttgttattaccttgtagatggtggttataaaaatggtgaaggattccttgcaccctatagaggaataccttatcatttatctgaatgggagggacgaacaccttctaataaggaagaatattttaacatgaagcattctaaggcaaggaatgtaattgaacgctgttttggcttgctaaaaggaatgtggtcgatactaaggagtccatctttctatccgataaggacacaaggtcgaataattaccgcttgttgcctactacacaatcttattaggcaagagatgtcTGTAGATCCAATGAagaatttgccaataatagaagatggacaaaatacagaagaaggtgaatatgttggtagtgttcaaacatcggaccagtggactgcaatgaggaatgatatggctcaggaaatgtataatgagtggagagcaattaggaaccagcaaccgaactag